A DNA window from Anaerocolumna sp. AGMB13020 contains the following coding sequences:
- a CDS encoding DUF438 domain-containing protein yields MSESINNREFRQKVLKDVINSLHAGKSVEDVKQQFEEAFHGVSATEISEAEAALIAEGLPVTEIQRLCDVHAAVFKGSIEEIHKTDDQTKIPGHPANTLIRENRVIEKIMEKEIKPWLSDPESVETAALKVSLEKLNGLDIHYQKKENLFFPYMEQYGITAPPKVMWGVDDEIRALLKEAKSILHQNNPELRTKIETLIDKTTEMIFKEENILLPMLLETLTQDEWKKIADESTEFGYLVEKVPEWKPSLAYQPAIKEEKKETGVIVLPTGVLRTEELICMLNTLPFDITFVDKDDVVKYFSEAADRVFPRTRSVIGRNVSNCHPPASVHIVEQLVADFKSGKKDQEDFWIKMMGKYILIRYYAVRNDMGVFLGVLEVTQDIKPIQEITGEKRLVSLE; encoded by the coding sequence ATGAGTGAAAGCATTAATAACAGAGAGTTCCGTCAAAAAGTACTGAAAGATGTAATCAACAGCCTTCATGCCGGTAAATCCGTAGAAGATGTGAAACAACAGTTTGAAGAAGCCTTTCATGGTGTATCCGCCACTGAAATATCAGAAGCAGAGGCTGCATTAATCGCAGAAGGCCTCCCCGTAACAGAAATACAGCGTCTATGCGATGTTCATGCTGCAGTATTTAAGGGCTCCATCGAAGAAATCCACAAAACAGATGACCAGACAAAAATACCGGGACACCCGGCGAATACTCTTATCAGAGAAAACAGAGTTATAGAAAAGATTATGGAGAAGGAGATCAAACCCTGGTTATCAGACCCCGAATCTGTAGAAACCGCGGCTTTAAAGGTTAGCCTGGAGAAACTAAACGGTCTGGATATCCATTATCAGAAAAAGGAGAATCTGTTTTTTCCTTATATGGAGCAATACGGTATTACAGCGCCGCCAAAGGTTATGTGGGGTGTAGACGATGAAATTAGGGCTCTGTTAAAGGAAGCAAAGTCAATCCTTCACCAGAACAATCCAGAACTAAGAACGAAAATTGAAACCCTGATAGATAAAACAACAGAAATGATATTTAAAGAAGAGAACATCCTGCTTCCCATGCTGCTTGAAACCCTTACACAGGATGAATGGAAGAAAATCGCTGATGAGAGCACAGAATTCGGTTATCTGGTAGAGAAGGTTCCGGAGTGGAAACCTTCTCTTGCATATCAGCCAGCTATCAAGGAAGAGAAGAAAGAAACAGGTGTTATTGTTCTTCCTACCGGAGTACTTAGAACAGAAGAATTGATCTGTATGCTAAATACCCTGCCCTTTGATATTACCTTCGTAGACAAAGATGATGTAGTAAAATACTTCTCAGAAGCAGCTGACAGAGTCTTTCCCCGCACCAGGTCAGTAATCGGACGGAATGTATCAAACTGCCATCCACCGGCAAGTGTCCATATTGTGGAACAGCTGGTAGCAGACTTTAAGAGCGGAAAGAAAGACCAGGAGGATTTCTGGATAAAAATGATGGGAAAATATATTCTGATACGTTATTATGCCGTTAGAAATGATATGGGAGTATTTCTGGGAGTTCTTGAGGTTACACAGGATATTAAACCCATTCAGGAAATCACCGGTGAAAAACGTCTGGTTTCACTGGAGTAG
- a CDS encoding carbohydrate ABC transporter permease, which yields MKGIRKRLKKQSFGDTVISVLTYVFFAAFAFICIYPFYYIFINTISSNELSQKGLIIFLPRELHIQNYLKAIKIPGLLDAAVISVARTVIGTLLTVGTTAFLGFMFTRETMWCRKFWYRFVIITMYFNAGIIPWFLTMRNLHLTNNFWGYILPAVVSPFYIILAKTFVESIPKELQQAAEIDGAGTMKIFLRVIMPVIKPIMATVAIFAAVGQWNAFQDTLLLMTDDKLYSLQFILYQYINQASSLKQLVNSSSSSAVAQSIATVQTATSIRMTVTILVVAPILLIYPIFQRYFVKGIMIGAVKG from the coding sequence GTGAAGGGAATCAGAAAAAGATTAAAAAAACAAAGTTTTGGTGATACGGTTATCAGTGTCCTTACCTACGTATTTTTCGCTGCCTTTGCATTTATATGTATTTATCCGTTTTATTATATCTTTATTAACACCATCAGCTCCAACGAATTGAGCCAGAAAGGATTGATTATTTTCCTGCCAAGGGAACTGCACATTCAAAACTATCTGAAAGCTATAAAAATTCCCGGATTACTGGATGCTGCGGTGATTTCAGTAGCCAGGACCGTTATTGGCACCTTGCTTACAGTAGGAACGACTGCTTTTTTGGGATTTATGTTTACCAGAGAAACCATGTGGTGCAGAAAATTCTGGTATCGTTTCGTAATCATCACCATGTACTTTAATGCAGGTATCATTCCCTGGTTCCTGACCATGCGAAATCTGCATCTGACAAATAATTTCTGGGGTTATATACTGCCGGCTGTTGTATCACCCTTTTATATCATTCTGGCAAAGACCTTTGTGGAGTCTATCCCAAAGGAATTGCAGCAGGCAGCGGAAATCGACGGAGCAGGAACCATGAAAATATTTCTGCGGGTCATTATGCCTGTAATCAAGCCAATTATGGCAACGGTAGCAATCTTCGCAGCGGTGGGACAATGGAATGCTTTTCAGGATACCCTGCTGTTAATGACCGATGATAAGCTGTACAGCCTTCAGTTCATCCTTTACCAGTATATCAATCAGGCAAGCTCCTTAAAGCAGCTGGTCAATTCCTCCAGCAGTTCTGCTGTAGCACAGAGTATAGCCACCGTTCAGACGGCAACATCCATTCGTATGACGGTCACCATTCTAGTTGTCGCACCAATCCTTCTGATCTATCCAATATTCCAACGGTATTTTGTCAAGGGTATTATGATAGGTGCAGTAAAGGGTTAA
- a CDS encoding family 43 glycosylhydrolase translates to MKKQAFNPYLPSWEYIPDGEPYVFGDRVYVYGSHDRFRGNAYCLNDYVCWSAGLDDLGNWRYEGVIYKKEADPLNRDGSMCLYAPDVTVGPDGRYYLYYVLDKVSIVSVAVCNEPAGTYEFYGYVHYADGTRLGERTGDEPQFDPGVHREGDRTYLYTGFCFRGDRSRSGSMVTVLGQDMLTIVEETVFVAPSEPFSKGSSFEGHAFFEAPSIRKRGDTYYFIYSSVAMHELCYATSKSPTRDFVYRGVVSSNCDLHISSYKPAGKPMYYGSNNHGSIIDINGQWYIFYHRHTDGTNFSRQGCAEPIQFREDGSIIQPEMTSCGLNGGPLEGKGEYPAYIACNLLCSVEEMYTAPGGMWMDSRFPKITQDGRDGDEEEGYIQNMREAATAGFKYFICRDVNKIGIKVRGYCRGEFEVKVSWDGESLGSIPVEYSNIWKEYSADISIPDGIQAIYLTYRGEGSAALKSFTLF, encoded by the coding sequence TTGAAGAAACAGGCATTTAATCCCTATCTGCCGTCATGGGAATATATACCGGATGGTGAACCTTATGTGTTTGGTGACCGTGTTTATGTATACGGTTCCCATGACCGTTTTCGTGGAAATGCTTATTGTCTGAATGATTATGTATGCTGGTCTGCAGGACTCGATGATTTGGGCAACTGGCGTTACGAAGGTGTGATATATAAAAAGGAGGCAGATCCCCTGAACCGGGATGGCAGCATGTGCCTTTATGCACCTGATGTTACGGTAGGTCCGGATGGACGATATTATCTGTATTACGTACTGGATAAGGTCAGCATAGTTTCCGTTGCCGTCTGCAATGAACCGGCAGGAACATATGAATTCTATGGTTACGTCCATTACGCTGACGGAACACGCTTAGGTGAAAGAACAGGGGATGAGCCTCAGTTCGATCCTGGAGTACACAGGGAGGGAGACAGAACTTATTTATATACCGGTTTCTGCTTCCGGGGAGATAGAAGCAGAAGCGGTTCCATGGTTACGGTACTGGGGCAGGATATGCTCACCATTGTGGAGGAGACAGTATTTGTTGCTCCCAGCGAGCCCTTTAGCAAAGGGAGTTCCTTTGAAGGGCATGCTTTTTTTGAAGCACCATCTATTCGAAAGAGGGGAGATACCTATTATTTCATTTATTCCTCTGTTGCAATGCATGAATTGTGTTATGCCACCAGTAAATCACCTACCAGGGATTTTGTATATAGGGGAGTGGTAAGCAGCAACTGTGATTTACATATTTCTTCCTATAAACCTGCCGGTAAACCCATGTATTACGGTTCAAACAACCATGGCAGTATAATTGATATCAATGGTCAGTGGTATATATTTTATCATCGTCATACTGATGGGACGAACTTTAGCAGACAGGGTTGTGCAGAACCCATCCAATTCAGGGAAGACGGCAGCATTATCCAGCCGGAAATGACTTCCTGCGGCTTAAATGGCGGACCATTGGAAGGAAAAGGTGAATATCCGGCTTACATAGCCTGTAATTTGTTATGCAGTGTAGAGGAAATGTATACGGCACCGGGAGGAATGTGGATGGACAGCCGATTCCCGAAAATTACCCAGGATGGCAGGGACGGTGATGAAGAAGAGGGTTATATACAGAATATGAGAGAAGCTGCTACAGCGGGCTTTAAATATTTTATATGCAGGGATGTCAACAAGATTGGAATAAAGGTAAGAGGATACTGCAGAGGTGAATTTGAGGTAAAGGTTTCCTGGGATGGAGAAAGTCTTGGAAGTATACCGGTTGAATACAGCAACATCTGGAAAGAATATTCTGCTGATATTTCAATACCAGATGGTATACAGGCTATTTATCTTACCTATCGTGGAGAGGGCAGTGCAGCCTTAAAGTCCTTTACATTATTTTAA
- the dapA gene encoding 4-hydroxy-tetrahydrodipicolinate synthase: MAIFKGAGVAIVTPFDENLNVNYDKLGELIDYQIENGTDSIIICGTTGESSTLTEREHMECIRYTAQKVAGRVPVIAGTGSNCTQTAIELSEDAKRAGADGLLLVTPYYNKATQKGLIQHFTLIAKAVDLPVVLYNVPGRTGCNLLPASTAQLFKDVDNIVAIKEASGNISQVVELMHRTQGDIDLYSGNDDQIVPLLSLGGIGVISVLSNVLPKETHNIVADYLKGDTNASLQEQLRLIPLIEALFCEVNPIPVKKALNLMGFEVGALRSPLTEMEEGNAQKLIKAMKDCGMKLV, encoded by the coding sequence ATGGCAATATTTAAAGGAGCTGGGGTTGCAATCGTAACACCCTTTGATGAGAATCTCAATGTAAACTATGATAAGCTTGGAGAACTGATTGATTATCAGATTGAAAACGGAACGGACAGTATCATAATCTGTGGAACGACGGGGGAATCCTCCACTCTTACAGAGAGAGAACATATGGAATGTATCCGTTATACAGCTCAGAAAGTTGCAGGCAGAGTCCCTGTAATAGCAGGAACCGGCTCAAATTGCACCCAGACTGCTATAGAACTTTCAGAGGATGCCAAGAGAGCGGGAGCTGACGGTCTGCTTCTTGTTACACCATATTATAATAAAGCAACGCAGAAGGGTTTGATTCAGCACTTTACCCTGATTGCCAAAGCAGTAGATCTGCCTGTCGTATTATACAATGTACCCGGCAGAACAGGCTGTAACCTGTTGCCTGCCTCTACAGCACAACTTTTTAAAGACGTGGATAACATTGTGGCAATAAAGGAAGCCAGTGGAAATATCTCTCAGGTAGTTGAGTTGATGCATAGAACACAAGGTGATATAGATCTGTATTCCGGAAATGATGATCAGATAGTACCCTTGCTATCACTTGGAGGTATTGGTGTAATATCTGTATTATCCAATGTACTGCCAAAGGAAACCCATAACATTGTTGCTGATTACTTAAAAGGAGATACGAACGCCAGCTTGCAGGAGCAGTTACGTCTTATACCCTTAATAGAAGCCTTATTCTGTGAAGTTAATCCGATTCCAGTTAAGAAGGCCCTAAATCTTATGGGCTTTGAAGTAGGGGCCTTAAGAAGCCCTCTGACAGAAATGGAAGAAGGGAATGCGCAGAAGCTGATCAAAGCAATGAAGGATTGCGGAATGAAACTGGTATAA
- a CDS encoding sugar ABC transporter substrate-binding protein translates to MRKRKLVKGLLAVLCVLSLAVTGCSKGNNAVNNTPAGTNSQSGTDSSTTPVSGEIDHSKTLTLEVYDVAANYQGMQSGWFAKVIKDKFNLELNIIAPQASGNGEALYQTRTAAGKLGDIILLDNSPLQDCIKAGLIADISSDVQNSTNLNQYYDQYKTYNAGLEGNSEGKIYGMPCQITNTSPTTYSDTEVYISPMLPWDYYTEIGSPEMKNLEDLLDVLQKIQTAHPANDAGDANYAFSLWPDWDKGGTQITMETATQLTKMYGYEVNGSIMLGNNGDIKEVIDDDGAYYKMLKFFFDANQRGLVDPDSGTQNWDTACTKMKNKQVLLFWYSWQRGFWNTPDRANERNAYIYTPVEDMNFYQPSDSYYGDGRAFALGAHMEGNDRARAIEFLDWLISPEGLQFIHDGIPDWSYTKGEDGKYTLTEDGLYGLMENRTVPDEWGGGGFDDGNSKINQWPLHSVSINPNTKEPYNSNYWSSYLEANKTTMTKEWSEKYGAANQVALLESTGQLKPVPNVNIILPSDTTDVALIRSQCASLICDTSWRMVFAGSEEEFQSMWTEMKTMLEGLDWKQLVDFDKAKFQKVIEARQAAVK, encoded by the coding sequence ATGAGGAAGAGAAAGCTTGTAAAGGGTTTACTGGCAGTTTTGTGTGTGCTTTCCTTAGCCGTGACAGGCTGCTCCAAAGGCAACAATGCGGTTAATAATACTCCGGCAGGCACAAACAGCCAGTCGGGAACAGACAGTTCAACAACTCCGGTATCGGGAGAGATTGATCACTCGAAGACGCTTACCCTTGAGGTCTATGATGTGGCCGCCAATTACCAGGGTATGCAAAGCGGATGGTTTGCAAAAGTCATAAAGGATAAATTCAATCTGGAACTGAATATCATCGCACCCCAGGCCTCCGGTAACGGAGAGGCTCTGTACCAGACCCGGACAGCTGCAGGAAAGCTGGGAGACATCATACTGCTTGATAACTCCCCCCTTCAGGATTGTATTAAAGCGGGGCTGATTGCGGATATCAGCAGTGATGTCCAGAACAGTACCAACTTAAATCAGTATTATGACCAGTATAAAACCTACAACGCAGGGCTAGAAGGAAACAGTGAAGGCAAAATCTATGGTATGCCCTGCCAGATAACCAATACCTCACCCACCACTTACAGTGATACGGAAGTTTATATCAGTCCAATGCTGCCTTGGGATTATTATACGGAAATCGGTTCTCCTGAAATGAAGAACCTGGAGGATTTGCTGGATGTTCTGCAGAAGATTCAGACCGCACATCCTGCTAACGATGCAGGCGATGCAAACTATGCTTTTTCTCTGTGGCCTGACTGGGATAAAGGCGGTACACAGATAACCATGGAAACAGCTACCCAGCTGACCAAGATGTATGGCTATGAGGTCAACGGTTCCATTATGCTTGGTAATAACGGGGATATCAAAGAGGTTATCGACGATGATGGCGCATATTACAAGATGCTGAAATTCTTCTTTGATGCAAATCAGAGAGGTCTTGTAGACCCGGATTCCGGTACCCAGAACTGGGATACTGCCTGTACAAAAATGAAGAATAAGCAGGTATTGCTGTTCTGGTATTCCTGGCAGAGAGGTTTCTGGAATACTCCGGACCGTGCAAATGAAAGAAATGCTTACATCTATACACCCGTTGAAGACATGAATTTCTATCAGCCCTCCGATTCATATTACGGAGATGGCAGAGCATTTGCCCTGGGAGCTCATATGGAAGGGAATGACAGAGCAAGAGCGATTGAATTTCTGGATTGGCTGATCAGCCCGGAAGGTCTTCAGTTCATTCATGACGGTATCCCTGACTGGAGCTACACAAAAGGAGAGGACGGCAAGTACACGCTTACAGAGGATGGTCTCTATGGTCTGATGGAGAATCGTACCGTACCCGATGAATGGGGCGGCGGTGGATTTGATGACGGAAACAGTAAGATTAATCAATGGCCTTTGCATTCCGTATCCATCAATCCCAATACAAAAGAACCCTATAACAGCAATTACTGGAGCTCTTATCTGGAGGCTAATAAGACCACTATGACCAAGGAATGGAGCGAGAAATACGGTGCAGCCAACCAGGTGGCATTGCTGGAAAGCACCGGACAGCTAAAGCCAGTACCCAATGTAAATATTATCCTTCCCAGTGATACTACGGATGTTGCACTTATCAGAAGCCAGTGTGCCAGCCTGATCTGCGATACCTCCTGGAGAATGGTTTTTGCAGGCAGCGAAGAAGAGTTTCAATCCATGTGGACGGAAATGAAGACCATGTTGGAAGGTCTTGACTGGAAGCAGCTGGTAGATTTCGATAAAGCAAAATTCCAGAAAGTGATCGAGGCCAGACAAGCAGCAGTGAAATAA
- a CDS encoding DUF1858 domain-containing protein, which produces MAGIHELGKDKAMSDKILDLSKSVYELCSTAPETAEILASLGFTDITKPGMLQTAGRFMTIPKGAAMKKINLESIKKAFEEKGFIIKE; this is translated from the coding sequence GTGGCAGGTATTCATGAATTGGGAAAGGATAAAGCTATGAGTGATAAAATTCTTGATTTAAGCAAATCAGTGTACGAATTGTGCAGCACAGCACCGGAAACTGCAGAAATTCTTGCAAGCCTTGGTTTTACAGACATCACAAAACCTGGAATGCTACAGACTGCCGGAAGATTTATGACAATACCAAAAGGTGCGGCTATGAAAAAGATCAATCTGGAATCAATTAAAAAAGCATTCGAAGAAAAGGGATTTATAATAAAAGAGTAA
- the dapB gene encoding 4-hydroxy-tetrahydrodipicolinate reductase translates to MINIILRGCNGRMGQELTRICSGDDAVRIVAGIDVNNRFENSYPVFDSFTKYTEKADVIIDFSSPRNIIEMFEYGIRTNTPIILCSTGLSEEDLELVKETSSKIAILRSANMSLGINTVIKLLKEATALLSAGGFDIEIVEKHHNQKVDAPSGTALLLADSINEVLNGEYNYVYDRSTVREKRGEKEIGISAVRGGSIVGDHEVIFAGLDEVIEIKHTAYSRAIFAKGAIAGAKFIVGKQPGLYGMQDVVA, encoded by the coding sequence ATGATTAATATAATTTTGCGTGGGTGCAACGGACGAATGGGTCAGGAGTTAACAAGAATCTGCAGCGGAGATGATGCCGTAAGGATTGTTGCAGGAATCGACGTTAACAACCGTTTTGAAAATTCCTACCCTGTATTTGATAGCTTTACAAAATATACAGAAAAGGCAGATGTAATAATTGACTTTTCATCTCCCAGGAATATTATAGAAATGTTTGAGTATGGCATCCGTACAAATACTCCTATTATACTGTGTTCCACGGGTCTGTCAGAAGAAGATTTAGAGCTGGTAAAAGAGACATCTTCAAAAATTGCCATTCTTCGTTCTGCCAATATGTCCTTGGGAATCAATACGGTAATAAAGCTTTTGAAAGAGGCAACAGCCCTTTTGAGTGCAGGCGGCTTTGATATAGAAATCGTTGAAAAGCATCACAATCAGAAGGTGGATGCACCTTCCGGTACAGCCTTGCTGTTGGCTGATTCCATAAATGAAGTGTTAAATGGTGAGTACAACTATGTATATGACCGCTCTACTGTTCGTGAGAAGCGGGGAGAGAAGGAAATCGGTATCTCAGCAGTACGAGGAGGCAGCATCGTAGGGGATCACGAAGTAATTTTTGCAGGCCTTGATGAAGTAATTGAGATTAAGCACACCGCCTATTCCAGAGCAATATTTGCAAAAGGTGCTATTGCCGGGGCAAAATTTATAGTTGGTAAACAACCGGGGCTTTATGGCATGCAGGATGTAGTAGCTTAA
- the ric gene encoding iron-sulfur cluster repair di-iron protein, with translation MNYRDINRSIGDIAAALPKAPRIFKEYGIDFCCGGHRPLAAVIKEQGLSLEEIYARLDQAVSEPENNTEATDLPFDQMSSPVLSAYIEDTHHSYLRKALPEASELLNTVLRVHGSKHRELFEMYQLFGRLKTDLEQHLLKEENLLFPLLGNSSEVCSCSRDTDSSSETKSLTDEIICEHEAAGEILRKLRSISNNYTLPDGACATYQKTYSLLEALEQDLHQHIHLENNILLKDYATH, from the coding sequence ATGAATTATCGTGATATAAACAGAAGCATCGGAGACATAGCAGCAGCCCTTCCAAAAGCACCCCGCATCTTTAAAGAATATGGCATTGATTTCTGCTGCGGCGGGCACAGACCTCTTGCTGCCGTTATAAAAGAACAGGGCCTTTCCCTGGAGGAAATATATGCAAGGCTGGATCAGGCAGTAAGTGAACCTGAAAATAATACAGAAGCTACAGACCTTCCCTTCGACCAGATGAGCTCACCCGTTCTATCCGCCTATATCGAGGATACCCATCACAGCTATTTGAGAAAAGCATTGCCGGAAGCTTCAGAATTGTTAAATACCGTTCTCCGGGTGCACGGCAGCAAACACAGGGAATTATTTGAGATGTATCAGCTTTTTGGCAGACTTAAGACAGATCTGGAACAGCATCTTTTAAAAGAAGAAAATCTTCTTTTTCCTTTGTTGGGGAACTCCTCTGAGGTCTGCAGCTGCAGCAGGGATACGGATTCCAGCTCTGAGACCAAAAGCCTTACAGATGAAATTATCTGCGAGCATGAAGCTGCCGGTGAGATTCTTCGGAAATTACGCAGTATTTCTAATAACTATACCCTGCCTGACGGAGCCTGCGCTACCTATCAGAAGACCTACTCCCTCTTAGAAGCACTGGAACAGGATCTTCATCAGCACATTCATTTAGAAAATAATATTCTGCTGAAAGATTACGCCACCCATTAA
- a CDS encoding glycoside hydrolase family 43 protein produces the protein MEKETAVKRNPVIQTMYTSDPAPMVSGDTIYLYTGHDEDGSTWFTMNDWRCFSSKDMVNWTDHGSPLAFTDFTWARGDAWAGQCIERNDKFYFYVPMNKKGGQMAVGVAVSDSPTGPFTDPLGHPLVETGTGDIDPTVFVDDDGQAYLYWGNPHLWYVKLKEDMISYDENTGIVQVPLTEESFGKRTGNPERATLYEEGPWFYKRNGLYYMIYAASGIPENIAYSTSPNPTGPWTYRGVIMPTEGGSFTNHPGIIDYKGNSYFFYHNGALPGGSGFTRSVCVEQFQYEADGAFPVLHMTEEGVSPVGCLNPYSRIEAETIAWAQGIKTESCSQGGINVCHIDDGDYIRVSSVDFGETGPDTFHVCAASASGGGTIEIHVDTLEGPLIGRVEIPATGAWDNWRLVSERVENIQGIHEIYFTFHGAPSGNLFKLDYWRFEAKIEE, from the coding sequence ATGGAAAAAGAAACAGCAGTCAAAAGAAATCCGGTAATACAGACGATGTACACCTCCGATCCTGCTCCTATGGTTTCTGGGGATACAATTTATTTATACACCGGACACGATGAAGATGGTTCTACCTGGTTTACGATGAATGACTGGAGATGCTTTTCCTCAAAAGATATGGTTAACTGGACGGATCATGGTTCACCACTGGCTTTTACGGATTTTACCTGGGCCAGAGGAGATGCCTGGGCAGGTCAGTGTATTGAAAGAAACGATAAATTCTACTTTTATGTCCCAATGAATAAAAAAGGAGGACAAATGGCTGTAGGGGTCGCTGTCTCTGACAGCCCCACAGGTCCCTTTACAGACCCCCTGGGTCATCCGCTGGTGGAGACCGGAACAGGAGACATCGATCCTACGGTTTTTGTAGACGATGACGGCCAGGCCTATCTTTACTGGGGAAATCCTCATCTTTGGTATGTGAAACTGAAAGAAGACATGATATCCTACGACGAGAACACAGGTATTGTTCAGGTACCATTAACGGAGGAGAGTTTTGGTAAACGGACGGGGAATCCGGAACGGGCAACCCTCTATGAAGAAGGCCCCTGGTTTTATAAACGGAACGGGTTGTACTATATGATCTACGCTGCCAGTGGAATTCCGGAGAACATTGCATATTCCACCAGTCCCAATCCTACTGGCCCCTGGACCTACAGAGGAGTCATCATGCCCACAGAAGGGGGGAGCTTTACGAATCATCCGGGTATCATAGATTATAAGGGAAACTCTTATTTCTTTTACCATAACGGAGCATTGCCGGGAGGCAGCGGTTTTACCCGTTCGGTGTGCGTAGAGCAGTTTCAATATGAAGCAGATGGTGCCTTTCCGGTGCTCCATATGACGGAAGAGGGTGTGTCACCCGTTGGATGTCTTAATCCTTACAGCAGAATTGAGGCAGAGACCATTGCCTGGGCACAGGGAATCAAGACGGAAAGCTGCAGCCAGGGCGGCATAAATGTATGCCATATTGATGATGGAGATTATATCAGGGTAAGCAGTGTGGATTTTGGAGAAACTGGTCCGGATACCTTTCATGTATGTGCAGCCAGTGCCTCCGGTGGCGGAACAATAGAAATACATGTGGATACTTTGGAAGGTCCGCTGATTGGAAGAGTTGAGATACCGGCTACCGGTGCCTGGGATAATTGGCGTTTGGTAAGCGAAAGAGTTGAAAATATTCAGGGAATTCATGAAATTTACTTTACTTTTCATGGTGCTCCCTCCGGTAATCTGTTTAAATTGGACTATTGGAGATTTGAAGCTAAAATAGAAGAATAA
- a CDS encoding ABC transporter permease subunit has product MKLLQNKKKLRSYKEFLYILPFILLVAVFAYYPLYGWLYAFFDYRPPQPLTMESFVGLKWFKSLVSNQVKTKQILNVLTNTLVMSGITVGTSWLPMIFAVFLNEIKCIPFRKAVQTVTTIPNFISWVLVYSVAFNIFNNTGVVNHLLVSTGILEKPVQFLQASDHVWLTQWFWLTWKNLGWAAIMYIAAITGIDEELFEAARVDGATRMKMIRYITIPSILPTYFVLLMLSIASFLSNGMEQYYVFQNAFNKEKIQVLDLYVFNLAMGSGSYSVATALSILKSIISLILLSVANGISKLVRGESFL; this is encoded by the coding sequence ATGAAGCTATTACAAAATAAAAAGAAACTGAGATCCTATAAGGAATTCCTTTATATTCTGCCCTTTATCCTGCTGGTTGCTGTATTTGCCTATTATCCTCTTTATGGCTGGTTATATGCCTTCTTTGATTACAGGCCCCCCCAGCCGCTTACCATGGAGAGCTTCGTAGGACTTAAATGGTTCAAATCCCTTGTCTCCAACCAGGTAAAGACGAAGCAGATTTTAAACGTTCTGACAAATACCCTGGTCATGAGCGGAATTACCGTTGGAACTTCCTGGCTTCCCATGATTTTTGCGGTATTCTTAAATGAAATAAAGTGTATTCCCTTTCGAAAAGCCGTACAGACGGTAACTACAATTCCGAACTTTATCAGCTGGGTATTGGTGTATTCTGTTGCCTTTAACATCTTTAACAATACCGGTGTGGTAAATCATCTGCTGGTATCCACAGGAATACTGGAAAAACCTGTTCAATTTCTCCAGGCCTCCGATCATGTCTGGCTTACCCAGTGGTTCTGGCTAACCTGGAAAAATCTTGGGTGGGCGGCAATTATGTATATAGCGGCTATTACAGGAATTGACGAAGAACTCTTTGAAGCCGCCAGGGTGGATGGAGCCACCAGGATGAAGATGATTCGCTATATCACCATACCAAGTATATTACCGACATATTTTGTACTGCTGATGTTGAGCATCGCAAGCTTCCTTTCAAACGGTATGGAACAGTATTATGTCTTCCAGAATGCCTTTAACAAGGAAAAGATACAGGTATTGGATCTTTATGTGTTCAACCTGGCAATGGGAAGCGGAAGCTATTCCGTGGCAACGGCCCTGAGCATATTGAAAAGTATTATCAGCCTTATACTGCTTAGTGTGGCAAATGGTATTTCAAAACTGGTAAGAGGCGAGAGCTTTTTATAG